The DNA window CCATTGCCTAATCCTCCCTCACTAGAGatgctttaaaattattttaaaaggaggAAGTAATGGTACTGTTGATAATTGCTGTTCTGAGcttacattattttgtttcagAAGTTTTGATCCTTGGTCTCTGATTTTCTATTAGTTCAATGTGTTGCCACCTTCTATTACTTATACTGATGGGATTAGGAAAGCTGGCTGCACAAACACAGCACAGTAAAATAACATTCAGAAGGTAAACCTCAGACTGGCCAAGCTCGCTCATTTTTAGAGAGGTTTATTCCGGATTACTTTTAAGGCAGCTTTTAAAATAACTTCCTGTTATGAGAAAAGATCTTGCAATGTGTTTCAGTGAGATACATAAAGcctcacagattttttttgttttgacatttcattCAAATACCACTTGACAACCCTAAATCCTGAAACTCTTCTATAATGAACCATACCCAGACTAGTcataaaaaatgttgttttttaaacatgatttTAACAATTCAGGCATTCTTGAAGATTGTTTTACCTGGATTAGATTCAGTTTATATCTTTATGTGAATTACTGAGCTGTGCTTACATGAGTGAAAATAGGAAGTATGAAACAGAAAGGACAATAAACTAGAATTTTAAAAACtaagggcctaattttcagaagtgccaagtTCCCACGACAGCTGTTACAGTCAGTGGGGGCTGTCGCTGTTCAGCACTTGTGATAATCAGGCCTTCTAtgatttgctttctttctttgttaAGGAGTAGAAGTATGTAGTGATTTTTCTCCCATTTCActttctcattatttccatatgCATAATAAACTGCTGCTCATTACCAAATCAGTTTGTTCAAAAAACTGGCATTAAGACAATAAACCAAAATCtggcataaaatatatttttaaaaaattgcttcttgttctgtacTTTGGCTATAATCGTGTCTTCCATATCTTTTGAGTCTGTGTGCAGAAGCTGCATCTCTGGAATGGGTCTCATGTATAGGTctgatcctgagaagtgctgaatACTTGCAGCTGCTATTGACATAAATGGGATTTGTGGGTGCGCAATATCTCTCTGTATTAGACTGCATGAAATCCTCGTGAAATGGTCAGAATAAAACCCTAAATTAGGCCAGAGTTGCTGAGGTTTACATACAATTGGAGAAAATAGTGGTTGCAATTGTGCACCGtatccatggacttgtgcagaGCTTTGATGTTGTCATTGGGGCTCAACATGGGCACAAGAGTGTATCTGTGGAGTTCTCAGTACAGACTCATAATTTAAAGAGGAAGCTGTGTGAATCTAAGCATTTATATCAAACATCTCCTTAGTACCTGAAACTTTGTATTGGTACCTATTTTTTGGCCCACacccatcatagggcctaatcacatcagccacactatcagaggctcgttcgcctacacatctaccgatgtgatatatgccatcatgtgccagcaatgcccctctgccatgtacattggcccaACTGGAcactctctacgtaaaagaataaatggacgcaaatcagacgtcaagaattataacattaaaaaaccagttggagaacacttcagtcactttggtcactcgatcacagacctaaaagtggcaattcttcaacaaaaaaacttcaaaaacagactccaatgagagactgctgaattggaattaatttgcaaactggacacaattaacttaggtttgaataaagactgggagtggatggatcattacacaaagtaaaactattttcccatgtttattccctccacccctactgttcctcagacgttcttgtcaactgctggaaatggcccaccttttgattatcactacaaaaggttccccgccccccccccccgccctcctgctggtaatagctcaccttacctgatcactctccttacagtgtgtatggtaacacccattgttccatgttctctgtgtatataaatctccccactgtattttccactgaattcatctgatgaagtgagctgtagctcacgagagctaatgctcaaataaatttgttagtctctaaggtgccacaagtactccttttctttttgcggatacagactaacacggctgctactctgaaaccacaaagCCTGGTGACTTTGTCAGAATTTTACTTCTGAACTCAAAGTGACATGCAGGGGGCTTGAATTCAAACTAAGAAAAGGTTTTGCACCAAgtccaaagaaacaaaacagccaGAGCTTCACAGACCTCTTCTCAGATGCCATGGGATTTTTGCTGTAAATAATATAGGAGTTCTTTCTGTTGAGTTATAACAATTATTTCAGCATTCTTAAAAATAGTGGCTTTTACCTCAAATGCATAGTCCAGTCGTGGAATACAGTACTTTACAATAACTGTCATGTCTTATGGCATTGTCTCCAGCTGAAAGCAGATGATTTGCAGTTAAATTCCTGTGAAAAGAAGGAAGTTATGGCGGGGGACATATCTTAGTCTTATCTAACTATCTTGAAAACTCCTATCTGTGCTGCTTTTATGTTTTTCCATCTTGTACCCATTCAGagcaacccccctcccaccccaaacatTAGTATATTAACACATTCTGGATATGAAGTTAAGCACACAAAatcaggaaattttaaaatgatgGTCCTTGCATTGTAATGTAACTTTTATGATTCTttacattaaatatatatattgagGCATACATCTAACAACATATGCTTAACATTGGGGCTatggtgatacaaataataaataataataatgtagatACAAGGGAGCTGAGTCACAGACACTTGTTGTGCAACCTCCCCTTTCTGGCTTATCCACTGGGttttttgattgtttgtttttttaaaaaatgccaggtATTTCACAACCCTGACTCAGACACCTTTatgggaaagcagcagcagctgttcaatgcagcagggatggagggaTTCAAATTAAAAGTCCAGATCCCCAAAACTCTGCTTTTGAAAACATGACTGCTTTTTTCTAGATCTCTAAAAGAgagctgaactcttttgaaaatcttgtcccaGTTGTGGATggtgagcatttttgaaaatctggctcttaacaTTTCATATGGAGACTTATTCCGATTGCAGACAACACtgtaacattttgattttcactCTTGGAATTTTTGTACAAGAACTAATTTTTGTACAGGATTTCCATTTCTCAGTGAGTTATCCATCAATTTCatcacatttctgtctgaaattttTTCGTTTATCTACTATTGTTACAAGTAGCTCCTAAAATTACTACAACTAAAAGAGATTAAAGGGGGGGAAATTCTCTATTTCGTTTTCAGTTTACATTGTGCATTTGACATCACTTTGTGTTTAGTCATCTTTGACGGTTGTTTTTCTGGGACTTTGAAACAGCAATaggataaaaatgttttaaaaatgggacaaTAGAATAAAATTACTAAAATTGGCAAGTGATAAGTGTAGTTCTAGCAACTGTCTTTAACacaattttgaattgaaaaaaatatttaaaataggtGAACCTACTCAGGAACAAAAATTTGAGAATATTGTGTGGTTTTATAAAATATACACCAAAGATAACCAAATGATACTTGTTAAGACAGGCCCTAACTTGCTTCTATATAACCTTTGATAGGGACTAATTTttgatataattaaaaaaataccccACATTTGTTTTAACAGCTGTTATTTCTCCTAAAAAGAAACATTGCAAAGCACATCTGAATGACAAATGGTAATTGAAAAATACTCATCAAGAGAGGTAGTGTGGGCTAATGAATGGGCAATGGGCTGGGAAACAAGAAATCAAGGTTTTGTTCCTGGCTCTACGACTGCTTGTGACCTTGCGCAACTCATTTCACCCCTCTGGGTTTCCATTTCTTTTCCCATCCTTTGGCTGTcttttctgtttagattgtaaaccttTTGAAGGAGGGACCTTTTGTCTCttattatatgtatgtatattgtCTAGCACAATCAGGCCCCAGTCTCATCTGGGGAcgctaggcactactgtaataatatatatataatatatatatattattattacagtagtgggTTTTTTAATCTGGGCCCCAGTTCTACACAACAGCACTTACTACAGTGAGTAATCCTATTGCCTTGTATTCTGTGGGGCTTCTTCCACAAAGAAATACTAAACCCAGTGATAAGAATTTGCACAATTAGGCCCTTTGTTTCTTGCAGGATAGTCTTAATCATACTGGCATATAAAACAAGCAAGATTCTGTGTGTACTTTGCTTTCTCTTGCTTTAATTAGTCTGATTCTCACATGCATGCATCAGGTTTTATAGCTACTCTACTATTTCCTCCCATCAGACCCTTCTTCAGGagtaaacaaaaccaaacaaacaaacaaaaaaaccaacaagagCAAAAACTCTTGATGTGTCAGAGGTGGTGCTGTTTGGCAGAACACAACATATTCTAAATTTTAAAGTCAGACAGGTGTGACCACACcttttccttaaaaaacaaatgtttcctGGAGAAGGACTTTGGACTGAAGTGAATCTTTTTAACCACATAAGTTTTCTAAGAGATTTTACACCACTTCTTTCTCACTCTTCTTGTATGTAACTCTAAACTCCTAAGATTCAACATCTTTTCCTCTCCTTGCTATTAGTCTGGGGAAGGATTAAGAGTTTTCATGCAGTTTAAAGAACAGCATTGGGAAGGGTGGTGGAGAAACAGCACTAGAAAATCTTTGAAACTAGGGTACTGCTTTTAAGCTGTGAGATAGTgctttgtggggaaaatgggatGGGCCATACAGTTTTTGCATATTATAACATGCAGACACATTGTAAAATCTTATAAACATCAGGGAGACTGACCCTCCCCTACATTTCTTCAGGGGATCAACTCTGGGGATTCCTCTAAAGAACAACCACTCTCCAGGAAAATGTGCCTtttgcttgaaccaaaaccacaGACCTTCTCTGTGGGTGAATTCTTTCCTTCACCAAAATCTCTGTCTGTATGAAGTAGGGGTATGTTTTTTGGAGTATATTTTTTCTCCCTGGCCAGTATCTGAGAATTTCTTTCTTGCGGTTGTTATGCTGACAAATCCTATATTCCTTACTAGgggttttgcctgagtaagaatgCCAGGATCAGGATCTGACTCTAATTGCATTATTCACTATCTCTGTAAAGCCACTAGGACTACAGTTTATATGAAAGTTGTAATGGAGAAAAGTGTTGAAATTGATCCACTAAAAAGTTAGAGTTCTGCAAAGGTCTTTATTGGGAATTTACCAGTGTTTGTGTCAGTGTGATAATTTGGTGAAAACCAGTGTAATACGAAAACTCAGTTCTTCTTTTGGTTGTAAGGTACTGCGAAATGTCCTGGTGAGGAGTTATTTCAGAAAATAAAGATTATTCTAGTCAGCTCTGTTTTGAGATTTAATCAAATTGAAATCAGTTTGGTTTTCTAAAGATCTTTGCTCAGGAACTAGTCTGTTTCATTTTGGTTGGAGTGGtgcagagaaaaaaattctttttcttttgattaaCAAAATTAAACCTATTTCTATGAATTTAAATGATCACTTGAAATATGGTTCTGCTGTTAAGCTTATAATATATTCTGTCATcttattttgaaaaaacaaatgtaaaaagatACAGAAGGGTGACagctattttatatttttgaaattaGTTTTAGCTTTTAAAAGCTAAAAGTGAGAGATTTAGTTAAACTTTAAAGCAAAAACCATCTGCTGTTGTCAAAAATAGTAACGTTGGTGGTAAAGGCATTACTGCAGGGAAAGACTATCAGCAGGTGTCACTGCAGACTACAAAAAATGTTCAAAGAATATATCTCAGCTTGGTAATGTATATTAGAAATGAATGTTGTTCTTTTTGGGGAAAGCTAGGCCTTGGCTTTTTTATACACAGTGGTATGAATAAAACTAATCTCCGGTAGCATGTTTATTTCATATAACACCAACATTTTCCTTGTGCAGGACTTGTTTGCACTGGGCATGCAAACGGAACCATGCTCAAGTGGTGTCTTATCTGATAGAGTCTGGTGCTGATAAGGAGATTCTCACAAGTAAAGGAGAAATGCCAGCCCAGTTAACCTCAAAGAGAGAGATTAGGAAAACATTGGGAGGTAAGTTTATTGGTTAATATAATAACTTTGAAGACTCTGGTAATgaccaattctaataattatGGTCATGTTCTGTTGTGCTTTTGCGCGGGTGCTGAATCTGTATTTAAAAGCTTACAATTctgtggcaaaaagaaaaggagtacttgtggcacaaccttcatccgatgaagtgagctgtagcccacgaaagcttaggctcaaataaatttgttagtctctaaggtgccacaagtactccttttctttttgcggatacagactaacacggctgctactctgaattctgtgGCAGTAATTCCCATTTGGCCTTCAGAGTCTTTACTGAGAAAGAAACCACAACTTCAGGAATGTTGGTTCCGTGGGCTTTTATggtgacaatttttttttgtatgtgggagggaaaaaagcttaattttgaaaaattaaactgTCACAGAACATGTTCACTACAAACATTTGCGGCTTGATACATATTTTCAAATGGAGATAAGGGGAGGGAAATCttacttttatatatatatatatataaatatataaagccTTTAGTGTATATGACTGATAATTCCATAAAATATCAGGAAGCTTATTTAAGGGGTTAACTGCATTGATCTCAATTGAAGATTAGTATTTTATTCCATAAAAGTATAGTGATAGAGTAGCAGCCCCAAGGGATCCATTGGTATATTGTGCTTGTAACTGTCAAAGTAACAATGTTGCTACTAAACATGAGAATTAGTTTGAAGCCTGTTCAGAATCTTTAAGTTTTTCCTACCTTTTGCACTCCTTTCTTTCTGATTTCTGCCTTTGTTAATATCTATCTGCTGTTGAGTCAGTAGTTCTTTCAGTTCTAAATATATTGTATactttttccccccacccactcttttGGTATCCACAGCAAACCTGAAAATCTACTGCCCTCCATTTATTCCTCTGGTTTATGTCCATTATGAAGACAATGAAGTTATGTCAGCTGAGAATATGGCACAAAATATTGGCCACAGGACATTTTTCTTAGAAGATGGCAGATTCTATATCAAGTCCAAGTGTGTAGGGGGAAAGTAGAGGTGTTTGTGGAGTATCTTAGTCACACAAGCTTTGTTTTTATGGAACCCCTTAGCACAGTTATGTGTACTGTACATAGAGCTTTAgagctctttgttttgttttatatcctttgtgtgggtgtgtgtaaatAGTCTGAATCTAAAAACCACGATGTACTAGGACAATTTTAGTTCTCCTTAACCAGTTATAACTAATTTTGTTCACtggacatttttttctttcctctataGTGGAAGACGAACTTGCAGATTTGAAGCAAGACTCAGACTTGCCAATTGTCCCGAATTATTTGGCTAATCCACCTTTCCCTTATGTTTATAACACAATGAGTAACAGCATTCCAGACCCTTCCACTGGCTCGCTGAATGGAAACTTCCCCATATCCTTAGAATTGCAAGCTGTAGATTATCCCACTTCATTACCTCGAGTCAAAGCATGCACTTCTGCAACATCACAACATGCAAATACTGCTTCTGCAGTGGCTGATAATGAAGATATGTCGACATCCCCTGGAGCCTGTACCATGCCAGAATGCCCAAAGCCTGTAGTCCAGAATGGTCCCTTTCACCAGGCATCTGTGCCTGAGAGCAGAAGTTTCCCTTCTCCAGCTGCATCTAAACAGCCTGTATCTCAGCAACAGAATGGCTCATGTATGGGGCCTATGCCAACATTTCAGCCATTTTTCTTCCCTGGAGCTTTCCCATTTAATATGCAAGGTAacattaaattattattacaaattttaaaaattaattttactaTTCCTTTTTTGCTCTGTTCTTCCTGGAAGTGGTCATGTTGGAGAATGTAAATAGACTAGTCAATGTTATTCATGTCTATAGTACTTCTCTAGTCTTTAACTTTCATGTTCTTATGCATGAGGCATGATTCCATGTTTGTGTCTCAGGCATTTcagggaatgtttaaaaaaattgtatccactggaatttttaatacaaatatcaATGAAAACATGTCTTACTCATCTAAGGTTTTGTAAAAACATACAGATGCGAGGGTAGTCTAACACCATAACTGTGGTACAGAACTCTAGACTCTAATACAAAACACAGGCCTATGTCCAATTAATTTGAAAGAGAAGCTTTGTTAGCTCAGCTTGTACAGGTAGCTGACCACTTAAATGTACAGAGAGGAAGTATTATTTATCATTCCTTGGggttaatattatatatatttagtaAAATCACCCCATCAGTTCAGTGTAGCCAGTTCTGGAATTGCAGTTAAAAGGTCCAGACCTCTATTTGAATGTGAGCTGTGAGAAGATCCATATGAATTTTAATGTGCGATCACCAAAAACAGAGCACTGAGTTATGCAATATTGGATTGCTCAGAAAATTGGTAATAGAAGATAAAAATGTtgccagatgaaattcagttcAGAGCAGtaggaagtgggttttttacccatgaaagcttatgcccaaataaatctgttagtctttaaggtgccactggactcctcgttgttcagAGCAGTAGTAACTCAATTATACTATAATTTTATAAGTAATATTGTCTGTATTTGATTATTATGGGTGTCTATTGGCCTATATAAAATAAACTTGACTATCTCAGATCAGTTCCTAATGGGACTCCACAGAAACAGCTACAAATGGTACCTTTGCAGTAGCTTCTCTGTGAAGGAATGAAAAACATGGAGGCTGAGCTACCTCCTCTCCTCTAGAAGTTGTCCTTTCAGACATGGTGGTTGTGGGAAGTTGATGAGTTATGTGGAAGCTTACATGGCCAGTGCCTGTGCTGTTCTTGTCCTGAATAGGATTCCAGTCTCCAGAGCTCGGAATTCAGCTCTTTTCACCTACCTTCgcattaaatacaaataaatcaaaaGTAATGAATGAAATGATTTTAGGGTAACATTTtgagatttattattattattgatgtaatgaagtcacatttatttttttccagttcttaTTTAGATGATCGTGCATACTTATATGTATATAGGTATTAATGTCTGTATGTTTATCTTTTACTAGAACTGGTGCTTAAGGTGAGAATTCAGAACCTTACTCTTAGAGAGAATGACTTCATTGAAATTGAACTGGACAGACAAGAACTAACATATAAGGAACTGCTCAGAGTGAGTTGCAGTGAACTGGGTATTAATCCAGAACATGTAGAGAAGATTCGAAAATTACCAAATACAGTATTAAGAAAGGTAAGAACCTTCAGCTTTAagcaaaagttatttttattgcTGTTGTGGACATCATTAAAAATGCATCATTCATCCCTCAACCAACCTGCAATATTCCTTATGTCTTTGAATATGAGATTTGGCTTACTGCTAAATTGGCAAACGTCGTGTTTTTAACGGTGTTCCTTGTCTTAGAGAAATATAGTAGATCCATAACCAGTAATTAATTTTCTTATAATCCCCTGGCCATGGAA is part of the Eretmochelys imbricata isolate rEreImb1 chromosome 14, rEreImb1.hap1, whole genome shotgun sequence genome and encodes:
- the ANKRD40 gene encoding ankyrin repeat domain-containing protein 40, with the translated sequence MTTFIEEKELQERLREAAALGDIGEVQRLVEFGVNVNSQNEINGWTCLHWACKRNHAQVVSYLIESGADKEILTSKGEMPAQLTSKREIRKTLGVEDELADLKQDSDLPIVPNYLANPPFPYVYNTMSNSIPDPSTGSLNGNFPISLELQAVDYPTSLPRVKACTSATSQHANTASAVADNEDMSTSPGACTMPECPKPVVQNGPFHQASVPESRSFPSPAASKQPVSQQQNGSCMGPMPTFQPFFFPGAFPFNMQELVLKVRIQNLTLRENDFIEIELDRQELTYKELLRVSCSELGINPEHVEKIRKLPNTVLRKDKDVARLQDFQELELVLIINDNNFLFRNAASTLTERPCYNKKASKLTY